In the genome of Polaribacter atrinae, one region contains:
- a CDS encoding 2-oxoglutarate dehydrogenase E1 component — protein MDKFSFLNAAHTGFIADLYDKYLINPDAVEPSWRSFFQGYDLANENYSLKEEEEISTKIPQEVRKEFFVVDLINGYRTRGHLFTKTNPVRDRRQYYPTLDLENFGLSEIDLDKEFSAGEVLGLGKAKLSEIIKNLQRIYCDSIGVEYMYMRNPEKLKWWHERFNKNDNHPNYSIEAKKYILGKLNQAVTFESFLQTKYVGQKRFSLEGGETLIPGMSVILRDAAEKYGVKECVLGMAHRGRLNTLVNIFKKPVRDLFSEFEGKDFEDEDIDGDVKYHLGLTLSKTFRDGNEIKMNLVPNPSHLETVAAVTEGITRAKIDRKYDGDASKILPIIIHGDAAIAGQGIAYEVTQMAKLNGYKTGGTIHIVVNNQIGFTTNYLDARSSTYCTDVAKVTLSPVLHVNADDTEAVCHAMEMALEFRMKFKQDIFIDLLGYRKYGHNEGDEPRFTQPTLYKAISKHKNPKDIYAAQLLAEGSIDNSYLKEITMEFKQMLEKEFDEAKKVEKSIVREFMQSTWEGYEREDLDAMLLTNDTKYDEDKLKNIAKVVSTVPQNVKFVRKAERILAGRAKMVFETNNLDWGMAETLAYGSLMEEGYNVRISGQDVERGTFSHRHAILRDEITEERINLLNTNPHNKGQMTIYNSLLSEYGVLGFDYGYAMANPNTLTIWEAQFGDFSNGAQIMFDQYISAAEDKWKLQNGIVVLLPHGYEGQGSEHSSARIERYLQLCAIDNMTVANCTTPANFYHLLRRQMKRTYRKPLIVFTPKSLLRHPKAVNTIQDLATSEFQEVIDDTLAPKKVKKLVFCMGKFYYDLLEERETLERDDIALVRIEQLFPLHLEKIQKVIDRYPNVEEYIWAQEEPRNMGAWSYMLERMELVKLTVRSRKYYAVPAAGSSTRFKKRHKAVIDSVFDTE, from the coding sequence ATGGATAAATTTTCGTTCTTAAACGCAGCACACACAGGCTTTATAGCTGATTTATATGACAAATATTTGATAAACCCAGATGCCGTTGAACCAAGCTGGAGAAGCTTTTTTCAGGGATATGATTTAGCAAATGAAAATTACTCTTTAAAAGAAGAAGAAGAAATTTCAACAAAAATACCTCAAGAAGTTCGTAAAGAGTTCTTTGTTGTAGACTTAATTAATGGCTATAGAACACGTGGTCATTTATTTACAAAAACAAACCCGGTTAGAGATAGAAGACAGTATTACCCTACTTTAGATCTTGAAAACTTTGGACTTTCCGAAATCGATTTAGATAAAGAATTTTCGGCAGGTGAGGTTTTAGGCTTAGGAAAAGCAAAACTTTCTGAGATTATCAAAAACTTACAACGTATTTACTGTGATTCTATTGGTGTAGAATACATGTACATGCGTAACCCAGAAAAATTAAAGTGGTGGCATGAACGTTTTAATAAAAACGACAACCACCCTAACTATTCTATAGAAGCTAAAAAATATATTTTAGGAAAATTAAACCAAGCGGTAACGTTTGAAAGTTTTTTACAAACTAAATACGTAGGTCAGAAACGTTTTTCTCTAGAAGGTGGAGAAACCTTAATTCCTGGTATGAGCGTTATCTTAAGAGATGCCGCAGAAAAATACGGAGTTAAAGAATGTGTTTTAGGAATGGCTCACAGAGGGCGTTTAAATACGTTGGTTAACATCTTTAAAAAACCTGTAAGAGATTTATTTAGTGAATTTGAAGGGAAAGATTTTGAAGATGAAGACATCGATGGTGATGTAAAATACCACTTAGGTTTAACGTTAAGTAAAACTTTTAGAGATGGTAACGAAATTAAAATGAATTTAGTTCCAAATCCATCTCACTTAGAAACTGTAGCCGCAGTAACAGAAGGTATTACTAGAGCTAAAATAGACAGAAAATATGATGGTGATGCTAGTAAAATATTACCAATTATAATTCATGGTGATGCTGCAATTGCAGGTCAAGGTATTGCTTATGAGGTGACTCAAATGGCAAAATTAAATGGCTACAAAACAGGTGGAACCATACATATTGTTGTAAATAATCAAATTGGTTTTACAACTAATTATTTAGACGCACGTTCTAGTACCTACTGTACAGATGTTGCAAAAGTAACTTTATCGCCAGTATTACACGTTAATGCAGATGATACAGAAGCTGTTTGTCATGCAATGGAAATGGCATTAGAATTTAGAATGAAGTTTAAACAAGATATATTTATCGATTTATTAGGTTATAGAAAATATGGCCATAATGAAGGAGATGAACCTCGTTTTACACAACCAACATTATACAAAGCAATCTCAAAACATAAAAATCCAAAAGATATTTATGCTGCACAATTACTAGCAGAAGGTTCTATAGACAATTCATATTTAAAAGAAATTACTATGGAATTCAAACAAATGCTTGAAAAAGAATTTGATGAAGCTAAAAAAGTAGAAAAATCTATTGTTAGAGAGTTTATGCAATCTACTTGGGAAGGATATGAGCGTGAAGATTTAGACGCCATGTTACTTACCAACGACACAAAATATGATGAGGATAAATTAAAAAATATTGCAAAAGTAGTTTCTACAGTTCCTCAGAATGTAAAATTTGTTAGAAAAGCAGAACGTATTTTAGCAGGAAGAGCTAAAATGGTTTTTGAAACCAATAATTTAGATTGGGGAATGGCAGAAACACTTGCCTACGGAAGTTTAATGGAAGAAGGATATAATGTTCGTATTTCTGGACAAGACGTAGAAAGAGGAACTTTTTCTCACAGACATGCTATTTTACGTGATGAAATTACAGAAGAACGTATTAACTTACTAAATACAAACCCTCATAACAAAGGACAAATGACGATTTACAACTCGTTATTGTCTGAATATGGTGTATTAGGTTTTGATTATGGTTACGCTATGGCAAACCCAAACACCTTAACTATTTGGGAAGCTCAGTTTGGAGATTTTTCTAACGGAGCTCAAATAATGTTCGATCAATATATTTCTGCTGCAGAAGATAAGTGGAAATTACAAAACGGAATTGTTGTTTTATTACCTCATGGTTATGAAGGACAAGGATCTGAACATTCTTCTGCTAGAATAGAACGTTATTTACAATTATGTGCCATAGATAATATGACTGTAGCAAATTGTACAACGCCTGCAAACTTCTATCACTTACTTCGTCGTCAGATGAAACGTACATATAGAAAACCATTAATTGTATTTACTCCTAAGAGTTTATTACGTCACCCAAAAGCCGTAAATACAATTCAAGATTTAGCTACTAGCGAGTTTCAAGAAGTTATAGACGATACACTAGCACCTAAAAAAGTAAAGAAACTCGTTTTCTGTATGGGTAAATTCTATTACGATTTACTTGAAGAAAGAGAAACATTAGAAAGAGATGATATTGCTTTAGTAAGAATTGAACAATTATTTCCACTACATTTAGAGAAGATACAGAAAGTAATCGATAGATACCCTAATGTAGAAGAATATATATGGGCACAAGAAGAACCAAGAAACATGGGAGCTTGGAGTTATATGTTAGAGCGTATGGAGTTAGTTAAACTAACAGTTCGTTCTCGTAAATACTACGCAGTACCTGCAGCTGGTTCTAGTACAAGATTTAAAAAACGTCATAAAGCTGTTATAGACAGTGTTTTTGATACAGAGTAA
- a CDS encoding glutamate synthase subunit beta: MGKITGFKEFERQDEAYTSVKDRVKNYKEFTVPLSEEEKTKQGSRCMDCGIPFCHSGCPLGNLIPDFNHMVHQGEWKKASWILHSTNNFPEFTGRLCPAPCEQSCVLGIIEDPVSIENIEKNIVERAFKEGWIKPQPPKNRTGKTIAIIGSGPAGLATAQQLNRAGHTVTVFERDDEVGGLLRYGIPNFKLEKGIIDRRVAILEAEGIIFKTNINVGVNYDVKDLKTFDSIVLCGGSTERRSLPTPGIDADGVVQAMDFLTQQTKVVFGKEVKDQVLATDKNVIVIGGGDTGSDCIGTSNRHGAKSVVNFEIMPKPPGHRSPTTPWPFWPLQLKTSSSHKEGVERNWLINTKEFVKDENGKLIALKTVNVEWKMVPGERPQLIEIAGTEKTWPCDLALLALGFTGPENTLADKLGIKTDARSNYKAEYGKYQTNVKNIFTAGDMRRGQSLIVWAISEGREAARQVDLFLMGKTELPTKDTSGDLVAM, from the coding sequence ATGGGAAAAATAACAGGATTTAAAGAATTTGAAAGACAAGATGAAGCATATACTTCTGTAAAAGATCGTGTAAAAAATTACAAAGAATTTACAGTTCCTCTTTCCGAAGAAGAAAAAACAAAACAAGGATCTCGCTGTATGGATTGCGGTATTCCTTTTTGCCATAGTGGCTGCCCATTAGGAAATCTAATTCCAGATTTTAACCACATGGTTCATCAAGGTGAATGGAAAAAAGCTTCTTGGATACTACATTCAACAAACAATTTCCCAGAATTTACAGGTCGCTTATGCCCTGCCCCATGTGAACAATCATGTGTACTAGGCATTATAGAAGACCCTGTTTCTATAGAAAATATTGAAAAAAACATTGTAGAACGTGCCTTTAAAGAAGGATGGATAAAGCCACAACCTCCAAAAAATAGAACCGGAAAAACAATTGCTATTATTGGTTCTGGACCTGCAGGTTTAGCTACAGCACAACAATTAAACAGAGCCGGTCACACAGTAACCGTATTTGAAAGAGATGATGAAGTTGGTGGTTTATTACGCTACGGAATTCCTAATTTTAAATTAGAAAAAGGAATTATCGACAGAAGAGTTGCTATTTTAGAAGCAGAAGGAATCATATTTAAAACAAACATTAACGTTGGTGTTAATTATGATGTAAAAGACCTAAAAACTTTTGATAGTATCGTTTTATGCGGTGGCTCTACAGAAAGACGCAGCTTACCAACACCAGGTATTGATGCTGATGGTGTTGTACAAGCAATGGATTTCTTAACACAACAAACAAAAGTAGTATTTGGTAAAGAAGTAAAAGACCAAGTATTAGCTACAGATAAAAATGTAATTGTAATTGGTGGTGGAGATACAGGTTCAGATTGTATTGGTACTTCAAACAGACACGGAGCAAAATCTGTGGTAAACTTTGAAATTATGCCAAAACCTCCAGGGCACCGTTCACCAACAACTCCTTGGCCTTTTTGGCCTTTACAATTAAAAACATCTTCTTCTCACAAAGAAGGAGTAGAACGTAATTGGCTAATCAATACAAAGGAATTTGTAAAAGATGAAAACGGAAAATTAATTGCTTTAAAAACAGTTAATGTAGAATGGAAAATGGTTCCAGGAGAAAGACCTCAATTAATTGAAATTGCAGGAACAGAAAAAACTTGGCCATGTGACTTAGCTCTACTTGCATTAGGTTTTACAGGTCCAGAAAACACTCTAGCAGACAAGTTAGGCATTAAAACAGATGCACGTTCTAACTATAAAGCAGAATACGGTAAATACCAAACAAATGTAAAAAACATTTTTACCGCAGGAGATATGCGCCGTGGACAATCTTTAATTGTTTGGGCAATTTCTGAAGGAAGAGAAGCTGCAAGACAAGTAGATTTATTTTTAATGGGTAAAACAGAACTACCTACAAAAGATACTTCTGGCGATTTAGTTGCTATGTAA
- the odhB gene encoding 2-oxoglutarate dehydrogenase complex dihydrolipoyllysine-residue succinyltransferase, whose protein sequence is MSVLEMKVPSPGESITEVEIATWLVEDGDYVEKDQPIAEVDSDKATLELPAEESGIITLKAEEGDAVDVGAVVCLIDTSAAKPEGDAPVKTEAPKEEKKVEVKEAPKAATYATGTASPAAKKVLAEKGIAPAAVTGTGKAGRITKDDAVKAVPSMGTQPASGSRGTERKKMSMLRRKVAERLVAVKSETAMLTTFNEVNMQPIFDLRAEYKEAFKAKHGVGLGFMSFFTLAVVRALKLFPDVNSMIDGDYQIKNDFQDISIAVSGPKGLMVPVIRNAENLSFRGVESEVKRLAIRARDGQITIDEMTGGTFTITNGGVFGSMLSTPILNPPQSGILGMHNIVNRPMAVNGGIVIQPIMYVALSYDHRIVDGRESVGFLVAVKEALENPVELLMDNNPAKALEM, encoded by the coding sequence ATGAGTGTTTTAGAAATGAAAGTTCCTTCTCCAGGAGAATCAATTACAGAAGTAGAAATTGCAACTTGGTTAGTTGAAGATGGTGATTATGTTGAAAAAGATCAACCAATTGCAGAAGTAGATTCTGACAAAGCAACCTTAGAATTACCTGCTGAAGAAAGTGGAATTATCACTTTAAAAGCCGAAGAAGGTGATGCTGTTGATGTTGGTGCAGTTGTTTGTTTAATTGATACAAGTGCTGCAAAACCAGAAGGTGATGCACCTGTAAAAACAGAAGCGCCAAAAGAAGAAAAGAAAGTTGAAGTAAAAGAAGCGCCAAAAGCAGCTACTTACGCAACCGGAACTGCTTCTCCTGCTGCTAAAAAAGTATTGGCAGAAAAAGGAATTGCTCCTGCAGCCGTAACCGGTACAGGAAAAGCTGGTAGAATAACTAAAGATGATGCTGTAAAAGCAGTACCTTCTATGGGAACGCAACCTGCTAGTGGTTCTAGAGGAACAGAACGCAAGAAAATGTCTATGTTACGTAGAAAAGTTGCAGAACGTTTGGTAGCTGTAAAAAGCGAAACGGCTATGTTAACTACTTTTAACGAAGTAAACATGCAACCAATTTTTGACTTACGTGCAGAATATAAAGAAGCTTTTAAAGCGAAACATGGTGTAGGATTAGGCTTTATGTCTTTCTTTACTTTAGCAGTGGTTAGAGCTTTAAAATTATTTCCAGATGTAAACTCTATGATTGATGGAGATTACCAAATTAAGAACGATTTTCAAGATATTTCTATCGCAGTTTCTGGACCAAAAGGTTTAATGGTTCCCGTAATTAGAAATGCAGAAAACTTATCTTTTAGAGGTGTAGAATCTGAAGTAAAACGTTTAGCAATTAGAGCTAGAGATGGTCAAATTACTATTGATGAAATGACTGGTGGAACTTTTACAATTACCAATGGTGGTGTATTTGGTTCTATGCTATCTACTCCTATTTTAAATCCTCCTCAGAGTGGAATTTTAGGAATGCACAACATTGTAAACAGACCAATGGCAGTAAATGGTGGAATTGTAATTCAGCCAATTATGTACGTTGCTTTGTCTTACGATCATAGAATTGTAGATGGTAGAGAATCTGTTGGTTTCTTAGTGGCTGTTAAAGAGGCTTTAGAAAACCCTGTAGAATTATTGATGGACAACAATCCTGCAAAAGCATTAGAAATGTAA
- a CDS encoding aldehyde dehydrogenase, which yields MKETSKEIILKNIAAHKAFFSTHKTKDFGFRLTQLKKLKKAIFQYQEKIETALWLDLHKSPEEAYLTEISIVVGEIDNHIKHLKKWAAPKRVTSPLHLIPASSKIIYEPLGTALIVAPWNYPFQLLINTLVGAISAGCCSVLKPSPDTPTVAKVMEDMISEHFDSNYISVVHGGRETNTILFAQRFDIIFFTGSPKVGKVVMKAAAENLTPVVLELGGKSPCIVDADANIDIAAKRIIWGKLINAGQTCIAPDYLFAHASIKAQLLDKIAENIKLMYGDDIKQSRFYPRIVNEKAVERLSGLLKQGKIHTGGEINLKEKFIAPTIIDNVVPDFLIMQEEIFGPILPVMSFNHIEEAINYINKNEKPLAFYYFGKNKKAKEVLAKTSSGGACINDTLMHVSNHNLPFGGVGNSGLGNYHGQDSFFAFSHKRAVVTNPTWIDLPLKYVPFKYFKIIKKLL from the coding sequence ATGAAAGAAACATCAAAAGAAATTATTCTTAAAAATATAGCAGCACATAAAGCCTTTTTTTCTACACATAAAACAAAAGATTTTGGCTTCCGATTAACACAACTTAAAAAGTTGAAAAAAGCAATTTTTCAATATCAAGAAAAAATAGAAACTGCTTTATGGTTAGATTTACATAAATCGCCAGAAGAAGCCTATTTAACCGAAATAAGTATTGTTGTTGGTGAAATCGATAATCATATTAAACATTTAAAAAAATGGGCAGCACCTAAAAGAGTAACCTCTCCACTTCACTTAATTCCTGCATCTAGTAAAATTATTTATGAGCCTTTAGGTACAGCTTTAATTGTTGCTCCTTGGAATTATCCTTTTCAACTACTCATAAACACTTTAGTTGGCGCAATTTCTGCAGGTTGTTGCAGTGTCTTAAAACCATCTCCAGATACACCAACTGTTGCCAAGGTAATGGAAGACATGATTTCAGAACACTTTGATTCTAATTACATTAGTGTTGTGCATGGAGGTAGAGAAACCAACACCATATTATTTGCACAACGTTTCGATATTATTTTCTTTACAGGGAGTCCTAAAGTTGGTAAAGTAGTTATGAAAGCTGCAGCAGAAAACTTAACTCCTGTAGTTTTAGAATTAGGAGGAAAGAGTCCGTGTATTGTAGATGCAGATGCCAATATAGACATTGCTGCAAAACGAATTATTTGGGGTAAATTAATCAATGCCGGACAAACTTGTATTGCGCCAGATTACCTTTTTGCACACGCCTCTATTAAAGCCCAATTATTAGATAAAATTGCCGAAAACATCAAATTGATGTATGGTGATGATATTAAACAAAGTCGTTTTTATCCGCGTATTGTAAATGAAAAAGCAGTAGAACGATTGAGTGGATTATTAAAACAAGGAAAAATACATACTGGAGGTGAAATAAATCTTAAAGAAAAATTTATTGCACCTACTATAATTGATAATGTTGTGCCTGATTTTCTAATCATGCAAGAAGAAATATTTGGACCGATATTACCCGTAATGAGTTTTAACCATATTGAAGAAGCTATTAATTATATTAATAAAAATGAAAAACCTTTGGCTTTCTATTATTTTGGAAAAAATAAAAAAGCGAAAGAAGTTTTAGCAAAAACCTCATCTGGTGGCGCTTGTATTAATGATACTTTGATGCATGTAAGCAATCATAACTTACCTTTTGGTGGTGTAGGAAATAGCGGATTAGGAAACTATCATGGTCAAGACAGTTTTTTTGCTTTTAGCCATAAAAGAGCCGTTGTTACAAACCCTACTTGGATAGATTTACCTTTAAAATATGTGCCATTTAAGTATTTTAAAATTATAAAAAAACTTCTTTAA